The Solanum lycopersicum chromosome 2, SLM_r2.1 DNA window CAAGTGGATATtcaaagtcaaaaataaatcCACAAGAGAGGTAGAAAGGTATAAAGCCAGACTAGTGGCTAAAGGGTACAACCAGCAAGAAGGAATTAACTACCAAGAGACATTCTCTCCTGTAGTAAAGATGAAAACTGTTAGGACAGTGTTGGCACTAGCTGCAAAAAATGGATGGTGTGcacatcaaatggatgtgttCAATGCATTTTTACAAGGAGATTTGtttgatgaaatatatatggaaATGCCTCAAGGTTTCACAAGTCAGGGGGAGAAACAACAAGTATGTAGACTTGTGAAGTCATTATATGGGTTGAAACAAGATCCTAGACAGTGGAATGCTAAACTGTCTAAGGCATTAGCAGAACTTAAGTTTAAACAAAGTGAGTATGATCAGTCTATGTTCATCAAGAAAGATGAATCTGGAATGGTGATTATTCTTGTGTATGTGGATGATCTATTAGTCACAGGAGATAGTCTAAAAATTGTGAAAGAGATAAAAGAGAAGTTAAAACAGGTGTTTAAAATGAAGGATCTTGGAGAACTAAGATACTTCTTAGGTATTGAGTTTGCCAGGTCTAATCAAGGTATACTTATGCACCAAAGAAAGTACACATTGGAGCTTATACCAGAGACAGGACTCGGCAGTTCTAAACCAGCTTCAACACCAATGGATACAAATGTTAAGTTAAAAACTAAGCAGCTTGATGAGTACATCAGATTAGGAAACTCAGAAAAGTCCAACACAAATGATCCACTGGTAGATCAAGGAGCATAGCAAAGGCTGATAGGAAAGTTGTTATATCTAACTGTGACAAGACCTGATATAGCCTTTGGGGTTACTACTTTAAGTCAATTTCTTCAACAACCAAAGAAATCACACATGGAAGCTGCTCTAAGGATTGTAATGTATGTGAAGAATCAACCAGGTTTAGGAGTTCTAATGTCTAGTAACAAGAATACAACTCTTACAACCTACTGTGACTCAGACTGGGCTTCATGTACACATACAAGAAGGTCAGTGATAGGTTACATGGTTAAATTTAGAGATTCTCTATTAACATGGAAGTCAAAGAAACAAACAACCATATCGAAGAGCTCTGCAGAAGCAGAATACAAGAACATGGCTGCCACAGTTTCAGAATCAATATGGATTATAGGCCTGATGAAAGAGTtaggagtaaacttgaaactacCTATAGATATTTACTCAGACAGCAAAGCTGTTATACAAATTGCAGGTAATCTAGTGtatcataaaagaaccaaacataTTGAAATAGACTGCTACTTTATAAGGGAAAAATAGACAAAAGGTTGGTAGCAACAAGGTACATATAAACAAAGGATTAACCAGTTGATTTACTAACAAAAGGTCTTAATACAGTACAACATTTGTATCTCAATTCCAAGCTAGGAACTTGTAACATTTTCACACTACctagcttgagggggagtgttgaAAGAAACTAGTTAGAGTAGTTAAGTTAGTTACAAGTATTGAATTAGTTACAATTTAAGAAGTTAGTTACTCAAAAGATTCTATATTGATCTTCAATATAAATACATCATTGTATCTGAATTAAAGGATCAATCTAATAATACAAAGCTGAGATATTCTCTCtacaacttcttcttcttcttatctcGTCTTCATATTCTCTCTTCTTACTCTCTTTTCACTTCTCTCTTTACTTCATAAAAAGTACAAATTTTCTTCTAGAATATCTAAAATATAGCTTCCCTTAAGATTCTTTTTCCCAATATAGACTCTTCAGTCCACTTAAAAATTGGAGCTTCCCTAGAATACAAAACTCTTGAGCCCAAAGTTTTGTCAATCAAACCATCTCTTTTTTGTCATCATATGTCATTATTATATAATCAACATAAATTATAAGAAGAGTTATCTTATCCTTGTGATATCATATAAATAGAGTATGATTAACATTGTCTTGTTGATTATAGATTTCCTAAATATATCTAATCATGTTTTGAGAAACCATTTTTAGCCCGTATGAGGCTTTATTCAATCTACACACCTTTTCTCGACTTTTTTTCCTTATCAAATTCAGGAGTAATCACCATATAAACTTCTTCTTCCAAATCTCTCTTGATAgttcatttaatatatttaagtgAATCCTTTATCTTCAAGGTTGACCTTGAACATTTCAATCAAACCATTAGCTTTATGTTTCACTACAAATACCAACTTGTAGCCGACTAAATTCCTTTCTGGTTAGGGCACGACTAATCCCAAGTCTTATTTGTTATAGAGACTTCATTTCTTTAAGCATATTTTATTTCCACTTAGGATCTTTGAAAGATTCCATTAAACCACGGGGAATAGACATAGATAAAATGGACTAGGCAAAAGCTCTATAGGAGGGGCATAAGGTGTCACAAGCCACAAAGTTAGAAATAGGATATTTGGTACAAAACCTGACTCCTTTTGTTTGACAAAATAGGCTTATCTTAATTGTAGCTATAGGTATATCTAAATCAAGAGTTTAAACTATGGTCCAATTAGTgtcaaactcaatattttctGGCATGATGGAATCTGGCAAGAACCTAATAAAAAAATCCATGATAGTTTCTTGGACTGTAGATCCTTCTAATTGCACGGAACTTATTTTGCAACAGTTAACAAATTAAAGATAGTCTAGATATCAAAAGTTTTGGAGAATGCAAAAACACTCGCAAAATTTATTTACAACTTAATTAGGATGTTATATTCTTCTGATTTACGTACCCCAATCTTGTCTTCTACAAGTAAGGGTAAAAGAAAGTCAAAATGATCAATTAAGTAGAAGCTAAGAGTGAGGTACACCAATTGGAGAACAAAAACCACCTAATTAAGTGTTCTTtctatgatataatattttatagagACAAAAATTGCACAATTAACGTTATCTTTGAACTTTACAAGCTCATTGGGACACACATATCTTAGATACTTTAGAATTGTAGTATGTCTATAAATAAATTGCACCAATGTTTTTTGCCTTCTTGAAATCTTCTGGTATCCAATCAATCTATGTTAATTTTCATAACATAAGTTCCATGTGTGGGAATCATCCGCATTCCAAAAAACTATTCTATGTTTTCATTGGTTTCTTCCCTACTTTTATCATGTATGCAACTATTTGGACCACAATTTCAATTGCTTATTTAGATGTACCCCTTTTCAATGAGCAATAGGTATATTTGAACCAGACAATGTTTTGTTTCTCCTTGAACATATAATCAAATCAGGTTTATCCCAATGCCAAATAGTCTCCCCAAAACAACACATCCAAACACATTTTAATATTCATCTACATACCAAAGGTCA harbors:
- the LOC138342080 gene encoding uncharacterized mitochondrial protein AtMg00810-like; this encodes MEAALRIVMYVKNQPGLGVLMSSNKNTTLTTYCDSDWASCTHTRRSVIGYMVKFRDSLLTWKSKKQTTISKSSAEAEYKNMAATVSESIWIIGLMKELGVNLKLPIDIYSDSKAVIQIADSKNFQNQSE